From Pseudomonas sp. G2-4:
TGCTGGCGTGGGCGTTGAGGCGGTCCTCGACAAAGGCAAAGTGTCCGCGCAGGGCCTGGGGCAGGTTGGAGTCGGCTTCGGCCAGCTCGATCAGCAGTTGCAACAGCTGCGGCAACGAAGCCCCGGCACCGCCGAACTCGACCGGCACGCGCACGGCGCCAAAGCCGGCTTCCTTTAACCATTTCACTTGTTCGAAGGGCAGGCTGCGGGTCTGCTCACGCGCCAGCGCGCCGGCCTGGATGCGCGCAAAAATCGGCCGAAACCGTTCGGCCAAGGCCTCGTAGTCGGTGCCGGTGGACAGGATCGGCGGCAGGTGTTGTTGCTGTGCGGTCATGGTGGTGTTCCTTTTGATGACAAGAGGGCGGGCAGGGCAAAGACCTGCCGTTGCCGGGAGCCATTGCACGGTCCATGCCTGCCGCCGAGGGCCCGCAAAACCTGGGTGTGCGCAGTACTCATCAACGAACGGGCTGTCGGTCTGCGGACAATCTGTTGCGTGGCTGTGTGCTGGGCAACAGTCGCTGGCAGGGGCAACGACGCCCTTAGGTGTTGGCCAGGCAACAGCGGAACAACAGCTTGTCTGTCGGGCGACAGCGCGGAAACAGCATGTGTTTTTAACTGATTGATTATTAAGGAAATAACAAGGTGGCACGGTTGCTGCTCTAGCCCTTGTGCAGACGCTGAGACGGCGTCTACCGGCATGAGGTAAGTGATGAACAAGCAATTCAAAGTGGTGGCGGTGTCAGGCAGCGTGCAGCAACCCTCGCGCACCCTGGTCCTGCTCAATGCACTGGTGGAAAAGCTCGGGCAGCAACTGCCGATCGAGGTGCGCTTGATCGAGCTGGCCAGGATCGGTCCGCAGTTCGCCGGCGTGCTGCGTCGCGAAGCGTTGCCCGCCGCCGTGCAAGAGGACCTGCAGGCCATTGAAAGCGCTGATCTGCTGATTGCGGCGAGCCCGGTCTATCGGGCGTCGTACACCGGCCTGTTCAAGCACCTATTTGATTTCGTTCATCACGAAGCCCTGAAAAACGTACCGGTGCTGCTTGCCGCGACGGGCGGTTCGGATCGTCATGCGTTGATCATCGATCACCAGTTGCGGCCGCTGTTCGGGTTCTTCCAGGCCCTCAGCCTGCCGGTGGGGGTCTATGCCTGCGAAGCCGATTTCACTCACTACCAGGTTTCCAGCGCGCAGGTGCTGGACCGCATCGAGCGCGCTGTCGAGTCAGCGCTGCTGAGCCTTGCACCGGATGCTCGGCGCAGCGCTGCTTGACCAATTAATTCATTTCAACGAGCCGTGGAGACATGCAATGAGCCAGGACACGATCAAATTTGCTTACTGGGTGCCCAATGTCAGCGGAGGGCTGGTGGTCAGCAAGATCGAACAGCGCACCGACTGGGGAATCGACTACAACCGCAAGCTTGCGCAAATCGCTGAGGCGGCGGGCTTCGACTATGCCTTGTCCCAGGTACGCTTTACCGCCGGTTACGGTGCCGAATACCAGCACGAGTCCGTGGCCTTCAGTCACGCCTTACTGGCCGCCACCACACGCTTGAAAGTCATCGCAGCGGTATTGCCGGGGCCGTGGACGCCATCGGTGCTGGCCAAGCAGATCGCGACCATCGACCAGCTGACTGGCGGCCGTGTGGCGGTCAACGTGGTGTCCGGCTGGTTCAAGGGCGAGTTCACCGCCATTGGCGAACCGTGGCTGGAGCACGATGAGCGCTATCGCCGTTCCGAAGAGTTCATCACGGCGCTCAAGGGCATCTGGACCACCGACAACTTCACCTTTCGCGGGGACTTCTACCGCTTCCATGACTACACCCTCAAGCCAAAGCCACTGCAGCAGCAACCGGAAATCTTCCAGGGCGGCAGCTCCCGTGCCGCACGGGACATGGCCGCGCGTGTTTCCGACTGGTATTTCACCAACGGCAATACGGTTGAGGGCATCAAGGCCCAGGTCGACGACATCCAGGCGAAAGCTGCGGCCAACAACCACAAGGTCAGGGTCGGGGTGAACGCGTTCGTCATCGCTCGCGATACCGAGGAAGAGGCGCGCGCGGTACTGGCCCAGATCATCGACCAGGCCGATCCCGAAGCGGTCAATGCCTTTGGCGATGCGGCGAAACAGGCCGGCAAGTCCAGCCCGGAAGGCGAGGGCAACTGGGCCAAATCCAGCTTCGAGGACCTGGTGCAGTACAACGACGGCTTCAAGACCAACTTGATCGGTACACCGCAGCAGATTGCCGAGCGCATCGTCGCGCTCAAGGCCGTGGGCGTCGACCTGGTGCTTGCCGGCTTCCTGCACTTCCAGGAAGAAGTCGAATATTTCGGTCGCAAGGTCCTGCCGCTGGTGCGTGAACTGGAGCAACGCAAAGTGGCGGCCAGAACGGCAGCCGTCGCTTAAGGGCAGGAGGGATCATGGGCACGCTCATCGACACACCGCACGAGATTGCGACCAGTTTGCCCCAGTGGCTGCAGCAGCAGGCGCACTGGCATGGCTCGGACGTCGCCCTGCGCCATAAGCACCTGGGTATTTGGCAGGCGCGAAGCTGGCGGCAACTGGCCGACGAGGTGCACAGCCTGGCGAACGCCTTGCAGTCCCTTGGTTTTTCGGTGGGCGCGACCCTGACGATCATCAGCCGTCCCCGGCCACAGGCGCTGCTGGCCGCGTTGGCGGCGCAGTGGCTGGGGGGCGTGGCGAGCCTGCTCGATCCGTTGGACGGGTCGACCCCGTCACTGCTCGATGAGTTGCAGCCGGATTTCGTACTGGCCGAAGGACAGGAGGAGATCCTCCGTCTGCGCGATGCTCAGGTCGCTCCGCGCGTCCTGATATATGTCGACAGACGTGGCCTGGCGGAGGGCGTGCCGCTCGATCAAGCGCTGGATTACTCGGCATTGGTTGCCCAACCGTCGCCCTCTGAACTGGCGCCGCAAGCGCGATCGCTCCATACGGCTTTTGTCTTCTACCGCCGGGGCCCCCAGGCCATCGAGCAGCAACGTATCAGCCACGCCGAGCTGTTGCAGGAAGGTCGGCGCCTGGTGCAGCGCGAAGGGCTGGGGCGGCAGGAAGAAGCACTGGCAGCCCGGGCTTTCGCCTCTGGCGGCCAGGCCCGCTACTTGTTGGCGCCTTGGCTGATAGCCGGTTTTCGCCTGAATTTTCCAGAGAACCTGGCCACCCGTGATCGCGACCGACGTGAGTTGGGTCCAACGCTGGTGGCCGGGACGCGGGAAACCTACGCGCGCTTGCACAGGTATGCGTTGGAGCGTTTGCCTGAACCGGGCAGTGGCCAACGCCGGCTGGTGGATTGGGCCTTGGTAACGCCCTCGAACCTATTGCAACGGTATCTGGGGCACTGGCTGGTCCGTGGGCCGTTACGTGACGTCCTGGGGTTTTCTCGCACTCGGGCCCCATTGCTGGTCGGTGAACCATTGCCGCCCGAAACCCAGGCATTTTTCGACGCCTTGGGGATCAAGGTTCGCTATTGGCGCGATTCGCCCCAGTGGGATGCGCCCACGATAACAGCGAAAACAACCACCGATGACTGGATCGAGCGTCATTCGCAACTGGCCTGAGAGGAGGCGCCCCATGACACAGACGGCCACCACGCACCTGCTGGAGCTGGAGCATATTTCACTGTCGTTCAAAGGCGTCAAGGCGGTCACCGACATCAGCTTTCGTGTGGCCACTGGTGAGATCTGCGCCTTGATCGGCCCCAACGGTGCCGGCAAGAGTTCGTTGTTGAATGTCATCAGCGGCGTGTACCACGCCCAGGACGGGCGCATACGGTTTGACCGGCAGGAGCGGCGCAGGATGCGTGCCCACGATGTGGCCGTGCGCGGCATCGCCCGCACGTTCCAGAACATCGCGCTGTTCAAGGGCATGAGCGTGCTCGACAACGTACTCACCGGCCGCAGTCTCAAGCGACGCAGCACCTGGGTTGAACAGGTCCTGCGAATCGGCCGGGCCAGGGCCGAGGATGATGTCCAGCGCGAAGCGGCGGAGCGGGTCATCGAGTTCCTGCACCTGCAGCCCTGGCGCGACGTGCTGGTTGGCAAATTGCCCTATGGCTTGCAGAAACGGGTGGAACTGGCCCGTGCGCTGGCGGCGGAGCCCCGGCTGTTGCTGCTGGACGAGCCCATGGCCGGGATGAATGCCGAGGAGAAGCAGCAGATGAGCCGCTTCATCGTCGACATCAATCGGGAACTGGGCACGACCGTGGTGTTGATCGAGCACGATATCGGCGTGGTCATGGGCATCAGCGATCACGTGGTGGTGCTCGATTACGGTCGCAAGATCGGCGATGGCTCGCCCGAAGAAGTACGGCAGAACCCCGAGGTCATTTCGGCTTACTTGGGCACTCGCCACTGACATTGATCATTCGACGCTTTCCCGTCAGGGAAGGCAGGCAAGTTGCGCCCGCAAAACAGGAACAGGCATGGAATTTTTCTTTGAAGTATTGATTGGCGGGCTGTTGGCGGGGGTGATGTACGCCTTGGTGGCCATCGGGTTCGTGCTGATCTACAAGGCCTCAGGCGTGTTCAATTTCGCCCAGGGCGCGATGGTGCTGTTCTCGGCGCTGACCTTCGTCAGCCTGCTGGAGCGCGGCGTGCCGTTCTGGCTGGCGTTCCTCATCAGCCTGGCGGCGATGGTGCTGCTTGCGGTGGCGGTGGAGCGCGTGGTGTTGCGCCCGTTGGTCAACCGTTCGCCCATCACCCTGTTCATGGCCACCCTCGGACTCTCCTACGTCATCGAAGGCTTCGCCCAGGCGCTGTGGGGCGCCCAAGTGCATGGCCTGGAGCTGGGCATCAGCGACGAACCGCTGGAACTGGGCGGGATGTTGTTGTCGCAGTTCGACATTTTTGCCGCGCTGACGGCGGCCGGGTTGGTGTTGCTGTTGTCCTGGCTGTTCAACAAGACCCGGCTGGGGCTGGCGTTGCGGGCGGTGGCCGACGATCCACTGGCGGCGTTGGCCGTGGGCATCCGCTTGCAGCGGGTCTGGGTGGTGGTGTGGGCGGTGGCGGGGTTTGTCGGGCTGGTCGCCGGCCTGCTCTGGGGCGCGCGCCTGGGTGTGCAGTTCTCGCTCTCGCTGGTGGTGCTCAAGGCCTTGCCGGTGCTGATCATTGGCGGCTTTACCTCCATCAGCGGGGCGATTGTCGGTGGGCTGATCATCGGCGCCTCGGAAAAGCTGGCGGAGGTGTACCTCGGGCCCTTCATCGGCAGCGGCATCGAGAACTGGTTTCCCTACGTGCTGGCACTGCTGTTCCTGCTGGTGCGTCCGGCGGGGTTGTTTGGCGAACGGGCCATCGAACGGGTCTAGGGGAGGTGCATCATGTTGTATCGAGAAGCAGGCCAGTTCAGCACACGCTATGCCCAGGATCGCCGGGTCTTCGCCCTGCGCCAGGACCGTCAGGGGCTTGCCGCACTGTTGCTGTTTGCCTTCGTCGCGGTGCCTTGGCTGGGCAACGACTACTGGTTCAGTGCGATCCTGATTCCCTTCCTGGTGCTGTCCCTGGCCGGGTTGGGGCTCAACCTGCTGACTGGCTATGCCGGGCAGTTGTCCCTCGGTTCCGCGGCGTTCATGGCGGTCGGGGCCTTTGCCACCTACAACCTTGAAGTGCGTGTCGCGGCCTTGCCGTTGTTGCTCAGCATTGCGCTGGGCGGGTTGACGGCGGCCTTGGTGGCGGTGCTGTTCGGTCTGCCGAGCCTGCGTATCAAGGGCTTCTATCTGCTGGTTTCGACCTTGGCGGCGCAGTTCTTCGTGACCTGGGCGTTGACCCGCTTCAGCTGGTTTTCCAATAACAGCGCCTCGGGCGTGATCAGCGCGCCGCGCCTGGAGGCCTTCGGGGTGAACCTGGACGCGCCCGTCGGTCGCTATCTGTTGACCCTGACGGTGGTCGTGACGCTGTTCTGGCTGGGCAAGAACCTGGTGCGCAGCGAATTGGGGC
This genomic window contains:
- a CDS encoding AMP-binding protein, with amino-acid sequence MGTLIDTPHEIATSLPQWLQQQAHWHGSDVALRHKHLGIWQARSWRQLADEVHSLANALQSLGFSVGATLTIISRPRPQALLAALAAQWLGGVASLLDPLDGSTPSLLDELQPDFVLAEGQEEILRLRDAQVAPRVLIYVDRRGLAEGVPLDQALDYSALVAQPSPSELAPQARSLHTAFVFYRRGPQAIEQQRISHAELLQEGRRLVQREGLGRQEEALAARAFASGGQARYLLAPWLIAGFRLNFPENLATRDRDRRELGPTLVAGTRETYARLHRYALERLPEPGSGQRRLVDWALVTPSNLLQRYLGHWLVRGPLRDVLGFSRTRAPLLVGEPLPPETQAFFDALGIKVRYWRDSPQWDAPTITAKTTTDDWIERHSQLA
- the sfnG gene encoding dimethylsulfone monooxygenase SfnG; translated protein: MSQDTIKFAYWVPNVSGGLVVSKIEQRTDWGIDYNRKLAQIAEAAGFDYALSQVRFTAGYGAEYQHESVAFSHALLAATTRLKVIAAVLPGPWTPSVLAKQIATIDQLTGGRVAVNVVSGWFKGEFTAIGEPWLEHDERYRRSEEFITALKGIWTTDNFTFRGDFYRFHDYTLKPKPLQQQPEIFQGGSSRAARDMAARVSDWYFTNGNTVEGIKAQVDDIQAKAAANNHKVRVGVNAFVIARDTEEEARAVLAQIIDQADPEAVNAFGDAAKQAGKSSPEGEGNWAKSSFEDLVQYNDGFKTNLIGTPQQIAERIVALKAVGVDLVLAGFLHFQEEVEYFGRKVLPLVRELEQRKVAARTAAVA
- a CDS encoding branched-chain amino acid ABC transporter permease; the protein is MLYREAGQFSTRYAQDRRVFALRQDRQGLAALLLFAFVAVPWLGNDYWFSAILIPFLVLSLAGLGLNLLTGYAGQLSLGSAAFMAVGAFATYNLEVRVAALPLLLSIALGGLTAALVAVLFGLPSLRIKGFYLLVSTLAAQFFVTWALTRFSWFSNNSASGVISAPRLEAFGVNLDAPVGRYLLTLTVVVTLFWLGKNLVRSELGRNWMAVRDMDTAAAIIGIPLAKTKLLAFAISGFFLGVAGALWAFTYLGTVEPHGFDLNRSFQILFIIIIGGLGSLLGNFLGAAFIVLFPVLLSNLVSLLPGGLVDAGQVENLQKMIFGALIIVFLIKEPEGLARLWQTFRERARLWPLRY
- a CDS encoding branched-chain amino acid ABC transporter permease; this translates as MEFFFEVLIGGLLAGVMYALVAIGFVLIYKASGVFNFAQGAMVLFSALTFVSLLERGVPFWLAFLISLAAMVLLAVAVERVVLRPLVNRSPITLFMATLGLSYVIEGFAQALWGAQVHGLELGISDEPLELGGMLLSQFDIFAALTAAGLVLLLSWLFNKTRLGLALRAVADDPLAALAVGIRLQRVWVVVWAVAGFVGLVAGLLWGARLGVQFSLSLVVLKALPVLIIGGFTSISGAIVGGLIIGASEKLAEVYLGPFIGSGIENWFPYVLALLFLLVRPAGLFGERAIERV
- the msuE gene encoding FMN reductase, which translates into the protein MNKQFKVVAVSGSVQQPSRTLVLLNALVEKLGQQLPIEVRLIELARIGPQFAGVLRREALPAAVQEDLQAIESADLLIAASPVYRASYTGLFKHLFDFVHHEALKNVPVLLAATGGSDRHALIIDHQLRPLFGFFQALSLPVGVYACEADFTHYQVSSAQVLDRIERAVESALLSLAPDARRSAA
- a CDS encoding ABC transporter ATP-binding protein, with the protein product MTQTATTHLLELEHISLSFKGVKAVTDISFRVATGEICALIGPNGAGKSSLLNVISGVYHAQDGRIRFDRQERRRMRAHDVAVRGIARTFQNIALFKGMSVLDNVLTGRSLKRRSTWVEQVLRIGRARAEDDVQREAAERVIEFLHLQPWRDVLVGKLPYGLQKRVELARALAAEPRLLLLDEPMAGMNAEEKQQMSRFIVDINRELGTTVVLIEHDIGVVMGISDHVVVLDYGRKIGDGSPEEVRQNPEVISAYLGTRH